The genomic DNA CAATTTGGGGAATTGCAGGGTAATTAATTGGTACCCCCACAAGGCACAAGGTTTGGGGCGTAACGTTGCTCGGGGCTCCCATAAAACCGCTCCGTGGCCACCTGAGACATTGATTTGGGTGACAAGGGTTGAGTTTGAGAAACCCTGCTCGAAAGTAGTTTTTAAGTAAAGAACTATAATATATTCTGCTTAAACTTAATCAGTAGAGGatacgcgagactaactcccaatcttTCCGCAATGCCTTTGCGTTAATGGATTCGTATATGTGCATATTGCAACGATGCTGTAGCAGACCTTAATATGCAATTTAAGAGTCCTGCTCATCCAgttattgttgtaaactgcttgtctgaggaagtctgattttggtcagacaaacagttacagaaatacatttatgttagtatgcagcaagactcttgaattgcatagtatggtctAATTTATTTCTGCTACACCATTCTTGCATTATAATAATTAGTCTATCAGTTGGGGTTAGGCAAGACtaacctttccttgctctatgcctttgtggaagtggatccgtatgcgtgtaacgcaaggatgctgtagcagaaaTACATGGCCATACTATGCAAtgcaagagtcctgctgcacactaacacaagttattttcatttatgtggcgctccagaagtgtgtgcaccaatatggaggtaacttagtttgttcgcctattttacataaatttgtatgaagggactgaaacctatgggcagggtgtatattcacttggctaacacagacagtcctgacctcgtaataaaaataaaatgaggaaaatcggaataaaattatggtctaaccctaacctggtacacatactacggaagtaccattTGTGTGGAGCAGGACTCTTGAACTGCATAATATTCTACTTTACATTTATTCATCACATTCtaggtaatatttttaatttaatctatTTATTTCCAGCCAACACGGAACAGTACCAACAATGATGCCGAATCTAACAGCTTCAACATCGAGAGAGGAAATGTTGTTAccatttgatgacgtcacagtgACGATTGTGGcgattattttgttattttttctcgTTTTTGGATTCGTCGGAAATTTACTGACTTTATTGGTTATCGTTACGTCGAGAAAATTGAGGTGGGTTTCACGTATAGAATGTGGATAAATGATATATAGTGTACAAACTTAAGTTATGGCTACGGATTCGTACGTAAGGTTTACATATATTGTATTCGTATTTGTTGTATTGTTAAAAGACTTACTAATATTCCttagttttttattataactATATAGTAGAACCCACTCTTataatatagggtgtccatgaagccttaaattttttaaagttgCGAAGGGAATTTATTTGTTTCGGCCCTCACAGATATATTGAAAgaagtcaaaatatttaaacaacaaacctggttaagatatatttagaactgtcttcataacaaaattgaaattgtaaaaggactttatggacaccctgtacaatATTATAATAACTTTTATGCATATAGTGAGGGAGAAATAATGAGTTCCAAATAGGAAAATAGGAATTCAACGAAAAGGATTGGGAACCACCGGATCAGGATCTACTCTAGGCCCAATGAAAATTCCACGCCCATTTAAAAATTCTTTAGACTCACTTGTAGCTTGTGACTGCATCccaattataattcattttttagaaatgtcTTCAACCTGTTTATTTTGAGTCTCTGCGTCTCAgatttaatttcttcattgataAGTTGGATCAATCTATACAGAAGAACATGGGGATTTAATGTATTTGCATTACCAGATTTCTTCTGCGTGGTaagtatttattaaatattaggTATAATATGGCAACGGCCAAGGCGATTTACCTTTTTGTGAATGGCGCGTAACAATTTCATTGACGTAGTATGGACTATATTTCCATCGGACGCCAAAATTGCACTAGTAACGTCAATGTATATAATGTCAGTAGAAGAATTTGGAATGAATTTTTTCACTGAAGCTTATGACCAAAGCATAATCCCCAAAGGCATCTTCGAAACTAGCTGGAGTGTTCACGAATTACTTAATTTTTGACGGCGCAATGGACTAGCGGTGAAAGCGCAAAAATAAATGTTGTCGAAGGTTGAACACATCTCGTGTTCAAGTACCATGTCAGATTCTAACTTTTATAATTAAACATTTGGTCGTTTATCAGTTGACCTCAAATGAGAAGTCGGTGTCGGCACAAACTTCCCCCCAAGTTTTACATTTCTAGTCCTAGGGTCATCAATactgtcaaaataaaaattaaaattctacCTACTTCGTCAATAAAACACCAATCTCTTCCTataatgtattatatatatatacaggatgtccataaagttcctttattttaattttcaattttgttatgaagtcagtctcaaccaggtttgttgttttttaatcagtatttttacttcatttaatacatctgcgAGGGCGAAAACAATGTATGGTATTGTTAAATTCtctttgtaatttaaaaaagttataGGACTCTATTATAGAGACCCTATATATCATTGATTTTGTCTCGCTGTAATTTCAATTTCTACAAATAACAACCTCCTCAAACTATTGCAGTTATACTGGGGAGCAGATATATGGACCTCGTATGTTACAGCCCAACATATTATGAGTTTCGCAATTCTTCGATTACTTTCCGTTTGGAAACCAGTCCTCTTCAGCAAAATAAAATCGTGGCACGCAAACGTGAGTCAAATTTTCATTAGAATAATAACAGTTTTTCTCCCTATAAGTTCTGCAAACAATACGCTTCCTCATTCAGTACAAATTTCTGAAAGTGTCATTTTTGATAACTTGTTATTTAATTCTCAGTTTACCTTGAATAAAACTAACCAAGCGACAACGCATTTAGACTGTTTGAAATgagaatttattattaaaaactgTAGGTAGGAAACGGTAGGTTAACCGAATATCATGAAAAATACCGACCAAATGTCATGAAATAGACGAATATCATAAAATAACGAATAATATGAAATACCCGAATATCACGAAATACCCGAATGTCATAAAATACCCGAATATCATAAAATAACGGAATATATTAAATTGTCCGAATAtcataaaatgaaatttgattaaTTATCAAGTAATACCTGCCATGTATAATGCGTTATGACAAAATTGATATGCGTTTTTTGCTAAAAGCCTAATATCCCACTTTGTTATAATAATTCGTCTTTATTTTAGGTATGGATCGCCTCAATCTGGTTTATCGCGTTTCTCAGTGGTTTCATCCCGTTTGCCTTATTCAGTGGAGCAAGGATCAGGGACAGGAGTGATCGTTCGTCCCCAGTTTCAAGATGGCCGGCATGTACACAAAATGAAGAATGGTAAGCGTAAACTTCTTTCTATTTTCACCTAGAATGAGCCCAATATACAAACTCAGCGATTCAAAATTAATATCCGTCAATCTGGAAACAAATAAGTGGCTAACTTATCCGATACCCGACGTGAATAGGTAACCTGACGACAGGCTGTGATTTGCCAtttgattaagccgtcttatcggctttcctctccccccgggATTATCCTTCTTTCACCTTTGGTATATTTTTCACggctttttatttttcgtttcCTGACCAAATTCTATAAGTATTTATTCTCTTTTTTCCTCTTTTATTTATcctcatcttttttttttatctttgatTCCGACGTATTCTCAATTTCCATATTTCACTTTATTTCTATTTCTTAGCTTCGCTATTGAATACCAAACTCTTTTCACAGGTTACCGCAATACTCTTTGTACACACAGTACGGCTACCCAATCTTTTTCTACGTCCCACTTGTTGCAATCGCTTTAGTTTCCTCAGCTATTGGAGTAGTCATGGTACGACGAACTGCCCCACAATCGAAACATGGGAACGATACAAGAGATCAGAAAACAGTGAAAAGAAAACAGAAAGAAAAACAAGCAATCATGCAACTTGCGTTAATTGTAGGATCGTTTATGTTTGGATACATTCCTTTTACAGGTAATTGACAATGTTGCATTATGAGggtaaatatattataaacagAAGAGTGAAGCTCAAATAAACGGACAAAAATCTCAAAACGCGTAGTACGGATACGCTTAAAGTGAAAATGCCTATTTCagccaaaaaaaaattcgttttcTTGTAGTAGTTTCCTTGCATGGAAAAATCACATGTTTGTTTTGTAACGAAAACGGGCcacgaaaaataaaatattgagatCCATGGCCTAAGAGCCCGGTGCTTGAATGCATCAGTATTATCCTTCGGTTCAAATGTCGGCAAGATTcatgattatattttttttaacttctctGTTTCAGTTTTTGAGTTCTACACCATCAACTCGACAGATAAGAGTTTCCGTGGATGGAAAATAGACTGGACGTTCGGAACTGCACAATATATGTGTTTGAGATTATCTGAATGTTTGAATCCAATCTTCTATAACTTAGCTTCGACGTaagtcaatttatttatataaatagaaTATATCTGTTTGATACTTTTAACTGAGTATCTTGAAATCGGAATGTTCCACTAGTCCTGTGCTCTCACTTCCGGCAGCACATTCGTAATCCACCTGTACGTCGGTACTGTAACTAACCTACATTACTCCgccctaaaaataaaaattgcgacAATTTGGGCAAGTGTGGGAGAAGTGGGCCGGTATAGGGCGAGTGAGAAATTTTTGAGAAACGCTTATAATCCTATATATATGAGATGGATTTGTCCAATACTTATAATCGATCGAGTGTCAAAATTGTTGTGTTTCTGTTAGGGTTAGGGTAGGGACAAGCAaagcagattgcgctggaaaattttaaatcattcctaatccgaactgaataattattaattccTAATTTGAAAACGTGGCGgtggtgtttttctcaaatcgcGCATATTTGCATCAGTGACAggatctttgtacaaaatatctcAAATTTGAACTATATTTATCAatctctattttattttttacagcaaaatgcgcAGGGAAACAAAATCATTCCTGAAAAGATTCAAATGCAATATCGTTGATTCTACATCGAATTCAAGCAGCAGAGCTTCTTCACATTCACACACTGGATTAGAACTATGAATAGAGCGAGATACGAAAGTTCTTTTTTAAGTATAAGGTGTTCAAATGTAATCAAGGAAAACGGAACATCTAATATTGTTCCGAAAAGTCCGGTAGCTGTATCGGAACTTTATCGTTGGCGAAGATGATAATTGGAAAAAGGTGTTTGAAAATCATAGAATACAGGAGTTCTTGAATCTTCACTCTTCAAATGGACTACCAAGTTTTTACAGCCTGGATGATATTTCAACCACTCATTTGACCAGAAATACAAGCACATGACTGGATAATATACAGGGACAGGCGCTTTGGAACATCGTACGCAATAACTTGCTATTATCCAGCATACGTTACATTCGTATTTTTTTGTATGAGGCGTTAAAATGTAACTAAAGATAACAACACTTCTAATATTGTTCTAATATTGAGAAGTTCATGAGCTGATTCGAAACTTTACTCGTTGGCAACAATAGTTGCTTAGTAAAAGGTGTTTAAGTTAATTATAGAAGACAGAAGTTCTTCAATTGAGCAGTCTCGCAGCTGCCTGGAAAACACTAAGCTGTCAGACAATTACGGAGTGCAACATGTATCTGATTGTTGCAATAAAGAACTAGCCGGAATGCTCAGAAATTTCCTGACGGCTCACGGATGTCACCTATCTGTTTCACAATTATTCAAGGTAGCGTGTCAGAAAGAACGTATGACATGTAAGCTCCAAAATACGATAATAGAAAAAGCTCGTTAAGATAAAGGTGCAACATTCCTAACCAGTATGCACAACCGCCGCCAGATGTACTCATGATTAGATATATAGAGCGCAGTCGGTGATAGCAAAACGACGCCTATGACAATTTGCCGACACGGCGATTGTTCATTTCCAATcgaataataattaaattattcaaatatcttCACCCTTGAAATACCcaatatattttcaatcatATTATACACAAAATGCCTCACTTGGACAGGAAGACGTGCGTCCATCACCTTTTGACTTTGTTAAACTAAATCTGTGATCATAGAGGTGGGCCCATGTAGCGTGAAGTAAGTGTTTAGCTGTATACAAGGATTTTTATCAAATGTTCAATAATCAATACTAAAACCTCATTCTAAGTGATTGAAgtgtaaatatatttgttttagtgtTCAGCACGACTCTTGAATCGTTTaaaatagttatctttactcttgctacagcatacTTACATTGTACGTATACGGATCTTGTACGTATACGGATTAAGAGAAAATAAAAGAGAGGCTTTTCTAGGAGTCTTATTATCTCAAGAACCTTGCTGGCCAAAGTCAAATGAAATGTTACAGTGATACATTTTTGTTAGTTGACGGCAAGACTGTTTAACGTATTCAATAGAAGTTAGAAAATTGAAGCGCAATAAATTTTTAggtgatttaagagtcttgctgcacactaaaacatatatatatatttctgtaacgctCCGTTTGACTAATTAATTGTTCATGTATGCGGAAGTCTGATATTGGCCCGATAAATATTTACAGAAATGTATTTGTGTAAGTGAATCCcctaggatagttatctttactcttgctacatcATTCCttcaatatatgcatacggatccgccggcaCAAATACATAGAAAAGGATTGGTTGTTagtaaaaacttttttatttctctTATTTAAACGCAGTTTCAACGCTTAGGTGCGCTAaggatttggtttctgcgagattACCTATTATTCTTTTATGCTTTTGTAGCAAAGGCAAATAAATATTGATCAATAATTTAGATTTGAAAAGTTAGAAATGAACATGGATTAGAGAATTCACAAATATGAACATATTGCAAGtactaatgatttggtttctgcgaaactaactacttatcccTCTTCTATGCTTTGTACCTGTGGTCTGTATTCATATATTGCAAGAATGATGTGGAAAGAGTAAAGAGAAGTATTCTaagtaattcaagagtcttgctgcacagtagcgcaaatatatttctgtaacgttttgtctgaacAAGATCAGGCatcctcagacatacatatttc from Styela clava chromosome 12, kaStyClav1.hap1.2, whole genome shotgun sequence includes the following:
- the LOC120329613 gene encoding growth hormone secretagogue receptor type 1-like, with the translated sequence MADAISTLQKIENYSIYITTAEPLGYSGNGSQHGTVPTMMPNLTASTSREEMLLPFDDVTVTIVAIILLFFLVFGFVGNLLTLLVIVTSRKLRNVFNLFILSLCVSDLISSLISWINLYRRTWGFNVFALPDFFCVLYWGADIWTSYVTAQHIMSFAILRLLSVWKPVLFSKIKSWHANVWIASIWFIAFLSGFIPFALFSGARIRDRSDRSSPVSRWPACTQNEEWLPQYSLYTQYGYPIFFYVPLVAIALVSSAIGVVMVRRTAPQSKHGNDTRDQKTVKRKQKEKQAIMQLALIVGSFMFGYIPFTVFEFYTINSTDKSFRGWKIDWTFGTAQYMCLRLSECLNPIFYNLASTKMRRETKSFLKRFKCNIVDSTSNSSSRASSHSHTGLEL